AAGGGTTGACCACGAGTTCAGGACCACAGTGGTCCCAGGGATCCTAGCCGAGGAGGACATCCTGGAGATCGCTAGAACTCTCGCGGGCTCGAAGAGATATGTAATCCAACAATTCAGGCCAGGTAAAACTCTCAGCCCGAAGCTGAGGGGGGTCGAACCCTACCCTGAAGATCTTCTTATGGAGCTCAGAGATAAGGTGGCCCCCTACTTCTCAGAGTGCAAGCTGAGACTTTGAGCCATCCCGTCCTGAGGTGTCCCAACTATAGAGTTGGTTCTCTAATGTAGATGGATAGAACTCGAGGAGGGAGAATAGGGGATCTCACAAAAAGGTTTAAATAACTAAGCCCTAAAAAAAACTTAACCATATCGAGGTTAGGTGGAGTTTAAACAAGTCTTAATCTAAAAGAGGAAGTTAATCATACCAATATAATGCATACTGAAACTACATGCCCCCTAAAAGATGAGACCAGATACTTCCCTCTTCTAGCTTCATAGAAAGCTGAAAATCATGGATAAATACCTTCCCAATCAGATTTAGCATACATTGGAAGAGCTATTCAAACCCTACAAGATATACCACTAGAGGTGTAATGATGACCTCGATAATGGCTGCAAGGAGGAGTAGGGGGAATATCCTCCTTATGAACAGCTTTAAAGCCCCTTTTACCTCAGCCCCTACCCTACCCCTACCCCTCAGACGGTTTATCAACTGGTATCCTAAACTCAAACCTGCGGCCATGCTGAGGAGGATGGTCGGGATCTCCACCACCCCGTGGGGAATCAGAGCCGCCAAGGTGAACATCAGCCCCTTCTCCCTGCTTATGCTGTAGGAGAACCATCCCAGGAAGAAGCCGTTGAATGCGGTGAATATTAAAGGTGGGATGCCGAAGAGGATGCCCAGGACCATCCAGACGAGGCTCTTCAGAACGTTATTGGCGAGGATGAAGAGGAAGATTGATGGGAGGCTCATCCCCTTCAACTCGGGGAAGGGCTGGAGGAGCTCCTCAAGAAGGCCCCCGGGCATGCTCTCACCTAGGTAGAAGCCAGAGAAAAGGGAGAAGATGAAGATGAGGGAGCAGATCGCGAAGGGGCCCCTCAGACTCCGGACATAATCTTTGTCCCTCCCGAAGAGGGATGAGAGGGCTCCAGTCAGACTTCTTCCACCCCCTCGAGCATCCTCCACGCCGCCCTCACATCCCTGGCGAGAACAGTCCTCCTGTTCTCCTTAAGGGCCATCTCAACAGCCATCCTGGCCAGCCTAGAGCCGTAATCACCTATAATCCTCCTCATCTCCTCCCCAGCCTCCTCGCTGACCTTGAGATCTCCATGCCTCTTCAATAGCCTCCTCATAGGGGCGAGGGTGAACTCCTCAGCCAACGCAACCCCCAACCATATTTAAAGTAGGCCCACTGTTATATCTTCCGCGGCAGATGCTAAATATAATATTCGTCGAGACAGCCCTTGAGACGGTCCCCCAATCCATCCAGGACCACCCATCTGTAAGGAGGGACGCGGAGAGGAGAGGAAAGAAGCCCTCAGAGGTCCTGCTCGACAGGAGCCTCCACCACTCAGCCATGAAGAGCCTCCCGAAGGCCCACAAGAGGGGCAGACCAGACATAATCCACTTCTGTCTCCTAGAAGCCCAGGGGTCACCTCTAAACCTTGAGGGGAAACTAAGGGTCTGGATACACACCTTCGGAGGCTACGCCATAGAGGTCTCGCCTAAGACTAGGCTGCCCAGGGACTGCCTGAGATTCAAGAGTCTCATGGAGCAGCTATTCGCCCTAGGTAGAGTCCCACCCACAGGAGAACCACTCCTAATCCTAAGCAAGATGAGCCTATCCGAGCTGCTTGAGAGGATCGCCCCTACAAAGATAATAGCCCTCACCAGCCATGGAACCCCCCGAAGCCTCGAGGAGATATGCATGGTCCTCGCAGAGGAAAATAACCCCACAGTCCTCATAGGAGCATACCCATCAGGGGCTATGGAGAAGGAGACCCTATCCTTGGCAGATGAGGCTGTGAGCATATATCCCGAGGTTCTAGAGGCATGGGTCGTCACATCCCGCTTAATATACGCCTACGAGAGGTCTAAGCCCTCATGAAAAATAAATCTCAACATACAGGACAATGATAGTTAAAGGCTTCCTTGCATCAGAATTTGCCTGAGATACTAAAAATAGGCCACGAAGTATCACGGCTGAAAGTTTAAATTTTCTCTATAATTGAGAAAAAATTTAAATAAATTTTCTCTATAACTGTACTTATGCGCCCACCTCAAGCCGCTGACTATATCCTTGAGTGGCTCAGGAGGGGCCTCCCCAAGGGCGTGGAGAGGGAGTTAATGGTTCCAAGGAGGAGGGATAAGATAATCTCGATCATCGGACCCA
This genomic interval from Candidatus Bathyarchaeota archaeon contains the following:
- a CDS encoding stage II sporulation protein M; this encodes MEDARGGGRSLTGALSSLFGRDKDYVRSLRGPFAICSLIFIFSLFSGFYLGESMPGGLLEELLQPFPELKGMSLPSIFLFILANNVLKSLVWMVLGILFGIPPLIFTAFNGFFLGWFSYSISREKGLMFTLAALIPHGVVEIPTILLSMAAGLSLGYQLINRLRGRGRVGAEVKGALKLFIRRIFPLLLLAAIIEVIITPLVVYLVGFE
- a CDS encoding NFYB/HAP3 family transcription factor subunit — its product is MGVALAEEFTLAPMRRLLKRHGDLKVSEEAGEEMRRIIGDYGSRLARMAVEMALKENRRTVLARDVRAAWRMLEGVEEV
- a CDS encoding 16S rRNA methyltransferase codes for the protein MLNIIFVETALETVPQSIQDHPSVRRDAERRGKKPSEVLLDRSLHHSAMKSLPKAHKRGRPDIIHFCLLEAQGSPLNLEGKLRVWIHTFGGYAIEVSPKTRLPRDCLRFKSLMEQLFALGRVPPTGEPLLILSKMSLSELLERIAPTKIIALTSHGTPRSLEEICMVLAEENNPTVLIGAYPSGAMEKETLSLADEAVSIYPEVLEAWVVTSRLIYAYERSKPS